From a region of the Deinococcus terrestris genome:
- a CDS encoding DNA translocase FtsK — MAKARAKTAPPPSRFDGEALGLVLFALGIFLAVTLLLPQFFTGGGIMAQANEALTGWLGWGATLLPLVPVCYGVLVFLGRDLSGLTRRVLGGAVVVAALLALHEVFVPGAAGEGAAVVMAPLTGALSYAAALLPLVVLTLGVEIMLRLAPFTLLKGFFRGVSVLLGGGATAVQGAIEARQDGREAARARGGVRQALAAQTRELEALRRLYPGAQALRDQQDEIRAATRDLRRQDEAGLKGLEGDLKAWREVTTTFVGNAARDLRTEVAAEAPDAGAQAEAAANEVRAGRHELCVELPGTLASGALERLRRGLVTDLQRLAARAGKLERERQAAEKALAKPDAGVLAREQAAHRERAKAWRDLAEDFTTWRARERHYPGWPDLAAAFDRAPTELAAALAEALASDPGGTLADQAGWRVRLERAQQDALERAAAMAVGAVPLSQTAPTRPDAEETAAVAPTLDFDFTQPKAEEDTVDEPASPLPSPPAADPTTTVLAAVPPEPDVLLGTGTDGVRAAPPRPALHPQPEAKAAAPWESAEPERRRPTQGATDIALPGYDLLDPIPAGTVNPAALQVAAQQRAAVIDQTLRHFGLQARVVDFARGPTVTRYEIEPAPGEKISRIASLSNDLARALAVGGVRVEAPVPGKSVIGLEVPNLEREPVTFHQAAAAPTFRGTRAKLPIILGKSIDGELMVGDLAKMPHLLIAGSTGSGKSVCVNTLITSLLYRYLPTELRFLMVDPKMVELTPYDGIPHLVRPVVTNPMDAAGVLLGAVAHMERRYKMMSQVGAKNLEQYNAKMRQVGETELPHLVIIIDELADLMITSPKEVESAIMRLAQMARATGMHLVLATQRPSVDILTSLIKVNVPARIAFAVSSSHDSRTILDSVGAERLTGMGDMLFYQPGLIKPVRLQGPYISEVESARVADELRRQVFEDAFVEAYGSDFEGAPEASGPGPDKANMDFSDPLLRQAALICIEEGQGSVSRLQRRLSVGHARAGKLMDMLEAMGIVSKHQGSKPRDVLITEADLPEYFGR; from the coding sequence ATGGCGAAGGCTCGTGCAAAAACGGCTCCTCCCCCCAGTCGGTTTGACGGGGAGGCGCTGGGTCTGGTGCTGTTCGCACTGGGCATCTTCCTGGCAGTGACCCTGCTGCTGCCGCAGTTTTTCACGGGCGGCGGCATCATGGCGCAGGCGAATGAGGCCCTCACCGGCTGGCTGGGCTGGGGCGCCACGCTGCTGCCGCTGGTGCCGGTGTGTTACGGGGTGCTGGTGTTCCTGGGCCGCGACCTTTCCGGCCTGACCCGGCGGGTGCTGGGCGGCGCGGTGGTGGTGGCCGCCCTCCTCGCCCTGCACGAGGTCTTCGTGCCGGGCGCCGCTGGGGAGGGGGCCGCCGTGGTGATGGCCCCGCTCACGGGGGCACTGAGCTACGCTGCCGCCCTGCTGCCGCTGGTGGTGCTGACCCTGGGGGTGGAGATCATGCTGCGGCTGGCGCCCTTCACGCTCCTCAAGGGCTTTTTCCGGGGCGTCAGCGTGCTGCTGGGCGGCGGGGCGACCGCGGTGCAGGGGGCCATCGAGGCGCGGCAGGACGGGCGCGAGGCGGCGCGGGCACGGGGCGGCGTGCGGCAGGCGCTGGCGGCGCAGACCCGTGAGTTGGAAGCGCTACGCCGCCTCTATCCGGGTGCCCAGGCCCTGCGCGACCAGCAGGACGAGATTCGCGCGGCCACCCGCGACCTGCGCCGCCAGGACGAGGCAGGGCTCAAGGGGCTGGAGGGTGACCTGAAGGCCTGGCGCGAGGTCACTACGACCTTCGTGGGAAACGCCGCCCGCGACCTGCGGACCGAGGTGGCGGCCGAGGCCCCCGACGCGGGTGCCCAGGCCGAGGCCGCCGCGAACGAGGTCCGGGCCGGACGCCACGAACTGTGCGTGGAACTGCCGGGCACCCTGGCAAGTGGGGCGCTGGAGCGGCTGCGCCGGGGCCTCGTGACCGATCTGCAACGCCTCGCCGCCCGCGCCGGAAAGCTGGAGCGCGAACGGCAGGCGGCCGAGAAGGCCCTCGCCAAGCCCGACGCGGGGGTGCTGGCCCGTGAGCAGGCCGCGCACCGCGAGCGGGCCAAAGCCTGGCGCGACCTCGCCGAGGACTTCACCACCTGGCGGGCCCGCGAGCGGCACTACCCCGGCTGGCCCGACCTCGCGGCGGCTTTCGACCGGGCGCCCACCGAACTCGCCGCCGCCCTCGCAGAAGCGCTTGCCAGCGATCCCGGCGGCACCCTGGCCGACCAGGCGGGGTGGCGCGTGCGGCTGGAGCGGGCGCAGCAGGACGCCCTGGAACGCGCGGCGGCGATGGCGGTGGGGGCGGTGCCGCTCAGCCAGACCGCCCCCACCCGCCCGGACGCCGAGGAGACGGCGGCGGTCGCCCCCACCCTGGACTTCGACTTCACCCAGCCCAAGGCCGAGGAGGACACGGTGGACGAGCCTGCCTCTCCCCTCCCCTCCCCCCCGGCGGCTGACCCCACGACCACGGTCCTCGCCGCCGTGCCGCCCGAACCCGACGTGCTGCTGGGCACCGGGACCGACGGGGTGCGGGCCGCGCCTCCCCGCCCGGCTCTGCACCCCCAGCCCGAGGCCAAAGCCGCTGCCCCCTGGGAGAGCGCCGAACCCGAGCGCCGCCGCCCGACCCAGGGGGCGACCGACATCGCGCTGCCGGGCTATGACCTGCTCGACCCGATCCCGGCGGGCACGGTGAACCCGGCCGCCCTGCAGGTCGCCGCCCAGCAGCGGGCCGCCGTGATCGACCAGACGCTGCGGCACTTCGGCCTCCAGGCCCGCGTGGTGGATTTCGCGCGGGGGCCGACCGTCACCCGCTACGAGATTGAACCCGCGCCCGGCGAGAAGATCAGCCGCATCGCCTCGCTCTCCAATGACCTCGCCCGGGCGCTGGCGGTCGGCGGCGTGCGCGTCGAGGCCCCGGTGCCCGGCAAGAGCGTGATCGGCCTGGAAGTACCCAACCTCGAGCGCGAGCCGGTCACCTTCCATCAGGCGGCGGCCGCACCCACCTTCCGGGGCACCCGCGCGAAGTTGCCCATTATCCTGGGCAAGAGCATCGACGGCGAGCTGATGGTCGGGGACCTCGCCAAGATGCCGCACCTCCTGATCGCGGGCTCGACGGGCTCGGGCAAGTCGGTGTGCGTGAACACGCTGATCACCAGCCTGCTCTATCGCTACCTGCCCACCGAACTGCGCTTCCTGATGGTGGACCCCAAGATGGTCGAACTCACGCCCTACGACGGAATTCCGCACCTTGTCCGGCCAGTGGTCACCAACCCGATGGACGCGGCAGGCGTGCTGCTCGGCGCGGTCGCCCACATGGAGCGGCGTTACAAGATGATGAGTCAGGTCGGGGCGAAGAACCTCGAGCAGTACAACGCCAAGATGCGGCAGGTGGGCGAGACGGAGCTGCCGCACCTCGTCATCATCATCGACGAGCTGGCCGACCTGATGATCACCTCGCCCAAGGAGGTCGAGTCGGCGATCATGCGCCTCGCGCAGATGGCCCGCGCGACCGGGATGCACCTCGTCCTCGCCACCCAGCGGCCCAGCGTGGACATCCTGACCAGCCTGATCAAGGTGAACGTGCCCGCCCGCATCGCCTTTGCCGTGAGCAGCAGCCACGACTCGCGCACCATTCTCGACTCGGTGGGCGCCGAGCGCCTGACCGGGATGGGCGACATGCTGTTCTACCAGCCGGGCCTGATCAAGCCCGTGCGGTTGCAGGGGCCGTACATCTCGGAGGTCGAGTCGGCCCGCGTCGCCGACGAGCTGCGGCGGCAGGTCTTCGAGGACGCCTTCGTGGAGGCTTACGGCTCCGACTTCGAGGGCGCTCCGGAAGCCAGCGGCCCCGGCCCGGATAAGGCCAACATGGACTTTTCCGACCCGCTGCTGCGCCAGGCGGCCCTGATCTGCATCGAGGAGGGGCAGGGCAGCGTGTCCCGCCTCCAACGCCGCCTCTCGGTGGGCCACGCCCGCGCAGGCAAGCTGATGGACATGCTCGAAGCGATGGGGATCGTCTCCAAGCACCAGGGCAGCAAGCCGCGCGACGTGCTCATCACGGAGGCCGACCTGCCGGAGTACTTCGGTCGCTGA
- a CDS encoding AAA family ATPase, which yields MPEPHIHALHGFIGSGKTTFARRLERELPGMRFTSDEWMVALYGQDPPEGLFPVYHSRVMELMETQWVRALELGVPVILDHGFWTRASRDALRARAAGLGVPLTFHVLTVPDEEALRRVRSRNEGVGALHIADETYWLFRGRFEAMGEDEVGGVVGRLS from the coding sequence ATGCCTGAGCCGCACATTCACGCCCTTCACGGCTTTATCGGCAGCGGCAAGACGACGTTCGCGCGGCGGCTGGAGCGCGAGTTGCCGGGGATGCGCTTCACGAGCGACGAATGGATGGTCGCCCTGTACGGCCAGGACCCGCCCGAGGGGCTCTTCCCAGTCTACCACTCGCGGGTCATGGAGCTGATGGAAACGCAGTGGGTGCGGGCGCTGGAACTGGGCGTGCCCGTCATTCTGGATCACGGCTTCTGGACGCGGGCGAGTCGGGACGCGCTGCGGGCGAGGGCGGCCGGGTTGGGCGTGCCGCTGACCTTCCACGTCCTGACCGTGCCCGACGAGGAGGCGTTGCGGCGGGTGCGGTCGCGGAATGAGGGGGTGGGGGCGCTGCACATTGCGGATGAGACGTACTGGTTGTTTCGGGGGCGGTTCGAGGCGATGGGGGAGGATGAGGTGGGGGGAGTGGTGGGCAGGCTGTCTTGA
- a CDS encoding Mov34/MPN/PAD-1 family protein — protein MTLILPPALADALWAHARREAPRECVGALGGHAQGEATHAAALYPLPNIAPDPERTYLADPGHLLKALRAMQLGGQTLVALYHSHPRGPAWPSDTDTRLAAYPVPYVIADLPAQLLTAYRLPGGERVPLRVGGNA, from the coding sequence GTGACCCTGATCCTGCCTCCCGCTCTCGCGGACGCGCTGTGGGCGCACGCCCGCCGCGAGGCCCCGCGCGAGTGTGTGGGGGCGCTCGGCGGGCACGCGCAGGGCGAGGCCACGCATGCCGCCGCCCTCTACCCCCTCCCCAACATCGCCCCCGACCCCGAGCGGACCTACCTCGCCGATCCCGGCCACCTGCTCAAGGCGCTGCGTGCGATGCAGCTCGGCGGGCAGACGCTCGTCGCCCTGTACCACAGCCACCCGCGCGGCCCGGCGTGGCCCAGCGACACCGATACCCGGCTGGCCGCCTACCCGGTGCCCTACGTGATCGCGGACCTGCCCGCCCAGCTCCTCACCGCCTACCGCTTGCCGGGGGGCGAGCGGGTGCCGCTGCGGGTAGGCGGCAATGCCTGA
- the pulA gene encoding pullulanase-type alpha-1,6-glucosidase, translating to MSRLLALLTAALAAAPALAQTPASAPAPLPLLAQATTSTAQPIPANVLRVRYVRPDGQYAGWGLHAWEDTTAAVEWSKPLPPTGQDAGGVYWDLPLKPGAQKVGLIVHKGDTKDPGADQFADLTKGREVLIQSGKADLAYVSQEAPVPAGTARINYFRPDGNYAGWGLHVWEGAKTPTEWTTPLPQTGTNSFGVYWDVPVKDGWQKLNFIVHKGDEKDPGPDQSLAQTAGNQAWVVSGKAEVFTTRPDTSVRQVGDLQKQQAIMVGADLVAVKPELVQPGAFLTLHTSPTAALKLTPAGVEGGDTLTLLPVEGGLTPALQAQVPHLAGYALLRVREEDRARIGTALRGQLAVSSALPDGTLLGATGVQPARALDALYAYDGPLGVTWAAGRPTLRLWAPTAQDVKLRLWGADGSGERTVALTRDARGVWSVAGEPGWKGLGYRYEVRVFAPSTGKVETNLVTDPYAVALSLNSTRGIIADLNDAAMKPKGWDTLKKPELASVSDLSLYELHVRDFSVLDQTVPAAQRGTYLAFTQNGSAGMKHLKSLADAGLGAVHLLPTFDIATINENKAEWKAPNPADLAKLPANSDEQQKRVSATRDADGFNWGYDPYHYTVPEGSYAVNPAQRTLEYRQMVAALNGAGLRVVQDVVYNHTNAAGQAERSVLDRIVPGYYHRLNLDGAVETSTCCANTASEHRMMEKLTIDSLLTWARQYKVDGFRFDLMGHHMLVNMQNVRRALDGLTVQKDGVDGKKIYVYGEGWDFGEVEKNRRGVNATQLNLYGQGIGTFNDRIRDAVRGGNPFGGLQDQGFATGLATLPNGLPQNTDRARALALSDLVRIGLTGNLRDYRLTNAVGVAVTGRELSYNGAPAGYAASPRETINYASAHDNQTLWDAVLLKAPRTATTAQRVRMNNLAMSVVGLGQGIPFFHAGEERLRSKSFDGDSYNSGDWFNAIDWTGRDNGFGRGLPPAEKNEGNWPLYRPLLADATIRVTPADATRATDHFRETLQIRASSKLFRLETGAQVSQALTFLNTGPNQTPGVIVMKLSGQPGQGQPYRDIVVVFNGSGQAVNFTHASLRNLRLDLHPVLAKSTDPIVRGAKAANGTLNVPALTTAVFVGK from the coding sequence ATGTCCAGATTGCTTGCCCTGCTAACCGCCGCGCTGGCCGCCGCTCCAGCGTTGGCGCAGACCCCGGCTTCCGCGCCCGCGCCCCTCCCTCTGCTGGCCCAGGCGACCACCTCCACCGCCCAGCCTATCCCCGCGAATGTCCTGCGCGTGCGCTACGTGCGGCCCGACGGCCAGTACGCGGGCTGGGGCCTCCACGCCTGGGAGGACACCACGGCGGCGGTGGAGTGGAGCAAGCCCCTCCCCCCGACCGGGCAGGACGCGGGCGGCGTGTACTGGGACCTGCCCCTCAAGCCGGGCGCCCAGAAGGTCGGCCTGATCGTCCACAAGGGCGACACCAAGGACCCCGGCGCCGACCAGTTCGCCGACCTTACGAAGGGCCGTGAGGTGCTGATCCAGAGCGGCAAGGCGGACCTGGCCTACGTCTCGCAGGAGGCGCCCGTGCCCGCTGGAACCGCCCGCATCAACTACTTCCGCCCCGACGGCAACTACGCGGGCTGGGGCCTCCACGTCTGGGAGGGTGCGAAGACGCCGACCGAGTGGACCACACCGCTCCCGCAGACCGGCACCAACTCCTTCGGCGTGTACTGGGACGTGCCCGTGAAAGACGGCTGGCAGAAACTAAATTTCATCGTACATAAGGGCGACGAGAAGGACCCCGGCCCCGACCAGAGCCTCGCGCAGACGGCGGGGAATCAGGCCTGGGTCGTCAGCGGCAAGGCAGAGGTGTTCACCACCCGCCCCGACACCAGCGTGCGGCAGGTGGGCGACCTGCAAAAGCAGCAGGCGATCATGGTGGGAGCCGATCTGGTGGCCGTGAAGCCCGAGCTAGTGCAGCCCGGCGCCTTCCTGACCCTGCACACGTCGCCCACCGCCGCCCTGAAGCTCACCCCGGCGGGCGTGGAGGGCGGCGACACGCTGACCCTGCTGCCCGTTGAAGGCGGGCTGACCCCGGCGCTGCAGGCACAGGTGCCTCACCTCGCGGGGTATGCCCTGCTGCGCGTGCGCGAGGAGGACCGCGCCCGAATCGGCACCGCCCTGCGCGGCCAGCTTGCCGTGAGCAGCGCCCTACCCGACGGCACGCTGCTGGGCGCGACCGGCGTGCAACCCGCCCGTGCGCTGGACGCCCTGTACGCCTATGACGGTCCCCTGGGCGTGACCTGGGCCGCTGGCCGCCCCACCCTGCGCCTGTGGGCTCCGACGGCGCAGGACGTGAAGCTGCGCCTCTGGGGCGCGGACGGCAGCGGCGAGCGCACCGTCGCCCTGACCCGCGACGCGCGGGGCGTCTGGAGTGTGGCGGGCGAGCCGGGCTGGAAGGGCCTGGGCTACCGCTACGAGGTCCGCGTCTTCGCGCCCAGCACGGGGAAGGTGGAAACCAACCTCGTGACCGACCCCTACGCGGTGGCGCTGAGCCTGAACTCCACGCGGGGCATTATCGCGGACCTGAACGACGCGGCCATGAAGCCGAAAGGCTGGGACACCCTCAAGAAGCCCGAGCTGGCGAGTGTGTCCGACCTCAGCCTGTATGAACTGCACGTGCGCGACTTCAGCGTGCTGGACCAGACGGTGCCTGCCGCGCAGCGCGGAACGTACCTCGCCTTCACCCAGAACGGCAGCGCGGGCATGAAGCACCTCAAGTCGCTGGCGGACGCAGGGCTGGGGGCCGTCCACCTCCTGCCCACCTTCGACATCGCCACAATCAACGAGAACAAGGCGGAGTGGAAGGCTCCGAATCCCGCCGACCTCGCCAAGTTGCCCGCCAACAGCGACGAGCAACAGAAGCGCGTGAGCGCCACCCGTGACGCCGACGGCTTCAACTGGGGTTACGACCCCTACCACTACACGGTGCCGGAGGGGAGCTACGCGGTGAACCCGGCGCAGCGCACGCTAGAATACCGCCAGATGGTCGCGGCGCTGAACGGGGCTGGGCTGCGCGTCGTGCAGGACGTGGTGTACAACCACACCAACGCGGCGGGGCAGGCCGAGCGCAGCGTGCTGGACAGGATCGTGCCGGGGTACTACCACCGCCTCAACCTCGACGGCGCGGTGGAGACGAGTACCTGCTGCGCGAACACCGCCTCCGAGCACCGGATGATGGAAAAGCTGACCATCGACTCGCTGCTGACCTGGGCGCGGCAGTACAAGGTGGACGGCTTCCGCTTCGACCTGATGGGCCACCACATGCTGGTCAACATGCAGAACGTGCGCCGGGCGCTCGACGGGCTGACCGTACAGAAAGACGGCGTGGACGGCAAGAAGATTTACGTCTACGGCGAGGGCTGGGACTTCGGGGAGGTCGAGAAGAACCGGCGGGGCGTGAACGCCACCCAGCTCAACCTCTACGGGCAGGGCATCGGCACCTTCAACGACCGCATCCGGGACGCGGTGCGGGGCGGGAACCCCTTCGGCGGGTTGCAGGACCAGGGCTTCGCCACCGGGCTGGCGACCCTGCCCAACGGCCTGCCGCAGAACACCGACCGGGCGCGGGCGCTCGCGCTTTCCGACCTCGTGCGCATCGGGCTGACCGGGAATCTGCGCGACTACCGCCTGACGAATGCGGTGGGCGTGGCGGTCACGGGCAGGGAGCTCTCCTATAACGGGGCGCCCGCCGGGTACGCCGCCAGCCCCCGCGAGACGATCAACTACGCCTCGGCGCACGACAACCAGACCCTCTGGGACGCCGTGCTGCTCAAGGCGCCGCGCACGGCGACCACCGCCCAGCGCGTCCGGATGAACAACCTCGCCATGAGCGTGGTCGGGCTGGGGCAGGGCATCCCCTTCTTTCACGCGGGTGAGGAACGGCTGCGCTCCAAGAGCTTCGACGGCGACTCGTACAACAGCGGCGACTGGTTCAACGCCATCGACTGGACGGGCCGCGACAACGGCTTTGGCCGGGGCCTCCCGCCCGCCGAGAAGAACGAGGGCAACTGGCCTCTGTACCGCCCCCTTCTGGCCGACGCGACCATACGGGTGACCCCGGCCGACGCCACCCGTGCCACCGACCACTTCCGCGAGACGCTCCAGATTCGCGCCAGCTCCAAACTGTTCCGGCTGGAGACGGGGGCGCAGGTGTCTCAGGCGCTGACCTTCCTGAATACCGGGCCGAACCAGACGCCCGGCGTGATCGTCATGAAGCTCAGCGGGCAGCCCGGCCAGGGCCAGCCGTACCGGGACATCGTGGTGGTATTCAACGGGAGCGGACAGGCCGTGAACTTCACCCACGCCAGCCTGCGGAACCTGCGGCTTGACCTGCATCCGGTCCTCGCCAAGTCCACCGACCCCATCGTGCGCGGCGCGAAAGCGGCGAATGGCACGCTGAACGTGCCCGCGCTGACGACGGCGGTGTTTGTCGGGAAGTAA
- a CDS encoding nucleoside hydrolase translates to MPTPLPVILDGDPGLDDAIAWLLAFASPEELDILALTTVHGNVGLDRTTRNAGVTLALAGADVPVYAGADRPLLRDPVTAANVHGEMGLPAADLPEPSRGPEAEHAVHFIVRTVRERPSEITLVATGPLTNVALAFRLAPDLPGLLREVVWMGGSTGEGNRTPSAEFNALADPHAAQIVLTSGAQVRMFGLNVTMQAVATPERVERLRGLGNRAGRVSAELLTFYAGIYRERYGLSGGALHDPLAVAAVIRPELCRMKAMNVQVETHEGLNFGRTVCDLYGVTEKPANVEVAVEVDDRAFFELLLERVGRLG, encoded by the coding sequence ATGCCCACTCCCCTGCCCGTGATTCTGGATGGCGACCCCGGCCTCGACGACGCCATTGCTTGGCTGCTCGCGTTCGCCAGCCCGGAGGAACTGGACATCCTCGCCCTCACGACCGTTCACGGCAACGTGGGGCTGGACCGGACCACCCGCAACGCCGGGGTGACGCTGGCGCTGGCGGGGGCCGACGTGCCGGTGTACGCCGGGGCCGACCGACCGTTGCTGCGCGACCCGGTGACGGCGGCCAATGTCCACGGCGAGATGGGCCTGCCCGCCGCCGACCTGCCGGAGCCGTCACGGGGGCCAGAGGCGGAGCACGCGGTCCACTTCATCGTGCGGACGGTGCGCGAACGGCCCAGCGAGATCACGCTGGTCGCCACGGGACCGCTGACGAACGTGGCGCTCGCCTTCCGGCTGGCCCCCGACCTGCCGGGCCTGCTGCGCGAGGTCGTCTGGATGGGCGGCAGCACCGGCGAGGGCAACCGCACGCCCTCCGCCGAGTTCAACGCGCTGGCTGACCCCCACGCGGCGCAGATCGTGCTGACCTCCGGGGCGCAGGTGCGGATGTTTGGCCTGAACGTGACCATGCAGGCGGTCGCCACGCCCGAGCGGGTAGAGCGGCTGCGCGGGCTGGGGAACCGGGCGGGCCGGGTCAGCGCCGAACTGCTTACCTTCTATGCAGGCATCTACCGCGAACGCTACGGCCTGAGCGGTGGGGCGCTCCACGACCCTCTGGCGGTGGCCGCCGTGATTCGCCCGGAACTGTGCCGGATGAAGGCCATGAATGTGCAGGTGGAAACGCACGAGGGGCTGAACTTCGGCCGGACCGTCTGCGACCTTTACGGGGTGACGGAGAAGCCCGCGAATGTGGAGGTGGCGGTAGAGGTGGACGACAGGGCCTTTTTTGAGCTGCTGCTGGAGCGGGTGGGACGGTTGGGGTAG